Genomic segment of Dactylococcopsis salina PCC 8305:
CAGCCCAAAAATATCCAACGCGTTTAAAACTGGCAAATCATAAGATTGATTACTCCCACCCCAAATTAATAAAATTGTACTACGAAGAAACAAAGCCAAACCAATGGAAATAATAATTAGAGTTGTCGGTTGAGCGCGAATTTTTCGCATCGGTTTCCAAAGGAAAACTTCTGTTAGTAACATGACAGCGACCGTTCCCACCGCACCCACTACCATTGATAGCCAAACATTTAAGCCAGCAATATTTGTTACCCAAGTTAAATAAGCGCCTACTGTCATTAAATCACCTTGAGCAAAATTCGGTAAACGGAGAATGCCAAAAGTGAGAGTTAGTCCAACAGCGACGAGAGAAATAATACTACCAACGGCGAGTCCGTTGATCAAAAGTTGTGCAGTTTCCATGGTTTGTTAGAGATAAATTACCCTAACCCGCTTCGCGCTCGGTTAGGGTTTTCAGTAGCCCTAGAAATTCTACAGGATAGAATCTCCGAGCCTCCAGGCTGGTTTATAGAGCAGCCCCATTTTTGTATCATCAAAGCACCATTAAGATCAGCATCTCCTCTCCAACCACACTCCGAATTAGAACACTTAAAATTCTTATTGGTTCTAATTCCTATATGGTTACAACAATGGCAAGTCTGACTGGTATAAGCAGGAGGAACAGCAATCACTTTAATTCCTTCCTTAACCCCTTTATACTCCAAGAAAGTTCTTAACTGATAGAAAGCCCAAGAATTAGAACGTCTTCTTTCAGTCTTGTTTCTAGGTTTCTGATTAGTTCGTTCTCTAATCCCAGTTAAGTCCTCAATTGCCACTGTGGAGTCAGTCTCTTTTGCTTCTAAGATAATTGTTTTACTAATGTTATGATTAACCCACTTTTGATATCTCTTCTCGCGTCCTGATAGCCGTTTCAAGACCTCTTTGCATCTTCTGCGAGACGATCTTGTGCCTTTACGCGCTTTTTTTTGAAGAGATGATCTTACCCTAGAAAACTTATCTCTTTTTTGTTGAACTTCTTTTCCGTCCCATCCTTGATTTGTGGATGTTCTAGCTATTTCCCGTCTTCCAAAGTCAACTCCAATAACTTTGTCAGTTTTTTGGGGATCGGGATAATCAATAGTAATTTGAAGATGACAGTACCATTGACTATCTTTATGTTTACAAATTTGAGCAGAAGTGGGCTTGCGACCAGTTAATTTACCCTTATGATAATTGCTTGCTCTTAACGGCAGTCTTAACCGCTTACCAAGAGTAGAGACGCTAATTGTCCAATCCTTCTCTCGAAAAGAGAACGTCCTACCATCACAATCGAAGGAAGTTGGTTTGAACCCTTTAACTTTCCCACCTTTATGTTTGGCAGTTTTTCGGTTAGAAGCGACTCTAGCGCAAGCACGGACAATATGGTTAGCCTTTAACCCAAACTGTTCTTTAACATCGTTATAGCAAACAGCTTGAATTGAATTGCGATTAGTTAAACGATGGTTGACGTTCTCATTAATCCAAGCACAAGCATTAGCAAAAGCCTGACCAGTTTCCTCAAGTTGAGATGCCTGTTCAGGTTTTATATCTAGCTTTACTACAAGAGTTAACGTCTGTTCCATCGTCTTCACAAATTCACAATTATGAGTATAGCACATCTAAAGTTGGTTTAGCTTCGGGTATCGAACCCGTCGCGCTTTCGCGCTATCCCTCTACGACCCGCTTCGCGCGGCTTGTCGTAGCCTCCCGCGCTTTCGGTGAATTGCTATCATTAAGCAGGTGTTAATTTTTAATTATTGCTTATGAGTGATTTTAACCCTGCCAACGATTCAGAAACAACAGAAACTCGTCTTCCGCCTTGGGGTTCGGTTACGGTTTTGGAAAAGGGAGAACGCTATTCCATTAATCGCATCGAAGTTAAACCAGGACATCATATTAGCACCCAAATGCACTATCATCGCACAGAACATTGGGTGGTTGTCGCGGGAACAGCGAAAGTAATCAAAGATGGCGAAGAAATTACGCTCATCCCGAAACAATCCACTTATGTTCCGATGAATACTCCCCATCGGGTAGAAAACCCAGGAGTGATCCCTTTAGTAATGATTGAAGTGCAAAATGGGGAATATTTAGGAGAAGATGATATTGTCCGTTTTGGTGATGTAGAAAGCTCAATGGAATGAGACATTATGGCGAAAGGGGATCAGATTTATATTTTAGAGCCTTTTGTAAACTTGCAAGGGATTTATGAACATCATGGCATTGATGGCGGCGATGGAAGCGTCATCCATCTTCGCAAGTCTAATGAAACCATTACTCGCGCTCCTTTCTCTGAGTTTACAGGTGGAAAAGAGGTCTATGTCAAACATTATCCCCTTTCTTTTGTTTCTGATGTGGTGGTTCGTCGCGCCGAAAGTCGTCTTGGAGAAAAAGCTCGTTACAATCTGCTTTTTAACAACTGCGAACATTTTGCCACGTGGTGTAAGCTCGGTTATGCCTACAGTCAACAAGTAAAAGACTTTGTTCCGATTTTATCGCGATTGCAAGTGGAAAAGTTATCCCAACCGCTACAGGAGGCTTTAAAAGGGACAGAAACACAGGAAAAGGAGCAGTTGGTAAGTGCTGCTCTTGCGGATATTAAAAAGGTTTGGGATCGCACCCAACCAATTTACAATCAGAGTTTAGAGGAAAGTAAGGTTTGGCAAGCAGTGGCTTGGAAAGCGTTACAGGAAGGAAAGGAAAAGGTCGCTAAAGCGGCGATTCAACGTAAACTCCGTTATCAAAAACAAGCGGAAAAGGAGAAAAAAAAGCTGGATCAGTTGGCACAGATGACGGAAACCTTGCTACGCTCTCAAATTTCTTCGTGAATTACTGGGTTGATTCTTCCTCGGTTAAAGGAGCATTTTCTGAAGATTCTAAGGATTCTTGTTGTAACAGTTGTTGCTGTTGTTGACGAAAACTAGAAGCCGCAGAATCTAAACTTTCCTGTTGCTGATTGCGATATTGTTCCATGGACATTCCTCGACTGGAGTTGATGCCATGAATTAAATCAAACGGACTCAAGCCTTCTCCTAAACCACTGGAAAAACTATCGCGTTCGCTAGACTGATAGGGACTCTCTTCTTCAAGGGTGGTTTGACTGGAAGCAGGGGAGAGTCCAAAACTGGAAACGAGAACAACACTGAGACTGAAGCTAAACAGTAAGAGACGAGTCATAATCAAATTTATACTTTTGATCTGTTGGATATCTCTAATTTTACTTACTTTTTGCTCTGTTTTACCATGGCGATTAAAGTCTGGTGAGCGTCTTCGGAATCCTGGAGGGTGTGATCAAAGGTGACGCGCACAGGTACAGATTTTCCTGCTACGATTGCGGAAAGGTTCATTCCTTCAGGATCGATCGAGGCTAAAGTGGCGGACTCAGCTTCGGGAGTATTGCCAAATTTTTGGGCGTAGAGAAGAACCGCATCACGATGATCTTCGTTCATGTGTTGACAAATGCGATCGCTGATTTCGGGCGTAATTGGGTCAGCCATGTTCACAACAAAAGTTAACAACACTTTCTAGTTTACTGGTTTTCTGAGGATAAGCAAGCTCAGGACGGCGGATGACAATTAAGGGAATCCCTAATGCTGTGGCGACTTGGCGTTTAATGTCCTCTCCTCCTGCTTTTCCTGATGCTTTGGTAACGATTAGGGAAATCTGCCATTGTTCACATAAAGCCTTTTCTAATTCATAGCTGACAGGGGGACGCAGTGCAATTAATTGTTTCGGGGAAAATCCCGCTTCTAAAGCGTTTTCTACAGAAGACACACTGGGTAAAACCCGCGCAAATAAGGTCGCTTTTTGATGCCAAGATTGAAACTGAGGTAGCGCTTTATAACCGACTGTTAATAAAACGCGATGATCATGGAGATAATCCCCGTTAACGAGGGTGTCAAAACTATCTAGTTCGATGATCGGAAACGAGTTATCGGGGGAAACTTGCGGACGTTCGTAGCGTAAGTAAGGAATCTGTAATTGTTGAGATAGCTCGATCGCGCTTTGAGAGACAGCAGCCGCATAAGGATGAGACGCATCAACAATTTTCTCAATCCCGTATGTTTCCGCTAATGTGATCATTTTCTCAAAGGACAACGCCCCAACTTTCACCGTGATTAAATCTGTCTTGGGATAGAGGTCGATCGCGCTTTTTGTCGTCACGCTCACCAGACATAGCAAGCCTTGAGCCAGCAACGTCTCTGCAATTAAAACACTTTCACTTGTGCCACCAATTAACCAGATCATTACATTTTTTTCAACAACTGAAACTGATCAGAATCCTTAAGCTCCCTTCCTGTGTGACCTGTTGTTAGCCACAGCATAGCACGTGCGCCGTCTCGGAGTGATTTCTGCCAAGGTTCAGGAGGAGATTTTGTGGGAACAGGTGCGGGTTTCAGAATAATGCCACGACTCCCAAACACAATTTCCCCGACGACACGAGCGCGGAGAAGATGATTTTCGGAAGTGACCAAATAGACACTATCAATTTTTTGGGCTTTTAAGTCATCCACTAAAGTTGTGAAGTTAGTCACTGTATCTTGGGCGCGGTAATCTAAACGCACCCGATCGCGCGCGATGCCTTCTTTCTGAAAAATCTGCCGAGCATACCATTCTGGACTCCCAGAAGACACCCAAATCGGCAAATCTGGATGTTGCTTCGCCAATTTTGCGGCATAGTGTTCTCTTTCTTCCGCACCTCCCAACACCAACACAGCATCAGGACGAACCAACCAACTTCTTAGCTGTTTATATTCACCCCAACCCACCAAAGCGAGGATCAGGATTATTCCCAACCACAGTTTTCTTCTTTTCTTTTTTCCCACTGTTCCTCATCACCACATCAACGGTTGAGATTAGTTTTACCGCACTCTGGAAAAAAAGGCAATGGGAGCATCAACTTTTAGGTGTGAGTCATCAGTCAAAGTCGGACGCTCGGTTCTGAGGGGGGAAAGAGACCAAGATGTTATACTAGACTAGGGTCTCTGACCTACCCGCCACTTGCTCGAACCTCTATTATTATGAATAATCCTTCTCTACGACAAGAACCTCGGTATGAACCCGCTTCTGTAATTCCCTTAAAACAAGACACCTCACTTTTAGACTGGTTAGAAGCCAATAATCGCCTGATGCCAAAAGAAGCGCCCGAAAGCGAAAACGAGAAATATCTAGGAGAAGACGAAGAAATCGCCCAACTGATGGGAGAAGATTATCGCACCAATAGTGACGCAGGGGTCGATAATGAACTAGGATAACCCTTGCAAAAGCAAATGAACTATTAAGAAATCGGTGCGATCGCGCCCATTGCTTGCAAAATAGTTAAGCGAGACTCAAACTATTAAAACGCGCATCAGTAACAGAAAACCTATGAAGCCAATTCGTACCTTTAATGTTTCTCCCTCCCTTCCCCCAAAATTAGAGCCATTAAAAAAGCTCGCCTACAATATTCACTGGGATTGGAACGTTGAAACCAAAGACCTCTTTCGACGCTTAGACAACCAACTGTGGGAATCTTGTCGTCATAACCCCGTTGCTCTCCTGGGAAATATCAGTCAATCCCGACTGGCGGAAGTTGCCGAAGATGAAGGCTTCATCGCTCAAATGGAGCGAGCGGAAGAGCAACTAGACCTCTATTTGCAAGAGCGAAACTGGTTTCGGAAAAACCGCCAACAAGCTCTAGGTGAAGAATGTTATGCCTATTTCTGCGCCGAATATGGTTTAACCGATTGTCTTCCCCTTTATTCTGGTGGTTTAGGAGTTCTCGCTGGTGATCATCTCAAATCGGCTAGTGATTTAGGCTTACCTTTGATCGCAGTGGGCTTACTTTACCAAGAAGGGTATTTCTCCCAATACTTAAACGCCGATGGTTGGCAACAAGAAGCCTATCCCATCAGCGACTTTAGCAATATGCCCTTACACCTAGAACGGAAGTCTGACGGCTCAGAATTACGGGTGGAAGTGGATTATCCAGGGCGCACCGTGATCGCTCGCGTCTGGCGCATTGATGTGGGAGGAGTTCGCCTCTATCTCCTCGATACCAACATTGAAGGGAATTCCGAATATGATCACAATATCACCGATCGCCTTTATGGCGGTGATCTCGATATGCGGATTCACCAAGAAATGATGTTGGGAATCGGTGGTTTCCGCGCTCTGAAAGCCCTCGGCTATACTCCCACCGTCTTCCACCTTAACGAAGGTCACAGCGCCTTTTTAGTCTTAGAACGGATGCGTCGCCTCATTGAAGATGATGGCTTGAGCTTTGAGGAAGCAAAACAGATGGTACAAGCCAGCCAGATGTTCACCACTCATACGCCTGTATCCGCAGGGTTTGATATGTTCAACCCCGATCAAACCATGTATTATGTGGGACATTACGCCGATATCTTTGGCTTATCCCGTGAAGAATTTTTAGCCATGGGACGAGAAAATACGGGTGATTTATCTTCTCCCTTCAGTATGGCAGCCTTAGCATTACGGACAAGCTCTTTCCTTAATGGAGTCAGTAAACTGCATGGGGAAGTGTCACGGGATATGTTTAAGGGAATGTGGAAAGGACTTCCCGTTTCTGAAGTTCCCATCACCTCGATCACCAATGGCACTCACGCTCGTAGCGTGGTCGCTAAATCTACGCAACAACTTTACGATCGATATTTAGGTCCCAACTGGTCGGATAAAGGTCCCGATGATCCGCTTTGGGAAAAAGTTAATGCCATTCCTGATGATGAGTTATGGCGCAACCATGAACGCGCTCGCGCCGATATGGTGGTGATGGTGCGTGACTGGCTGGGCAAGAAATTGCGCCAACGGGGAGCAAGTCAGGCGGAGTTAGATAAAGCAACGGAAGTGCTTGATCCGAATGTGTTAACCATCGGTTTTGCGCGACGCTTTGCTACCTACAAACGAGCGACTTTATTCCTACGGGATATCGATCGCATTAAAAAGATTATCATGGGAAATCCCGATCGACGCTTGCAATTCGTCATCGCTGGGAAAGCACACCCGAAAGATATGCCAGGGAAAGAGTTAATTCGTCAACTGATCCATATCGCACGGGAAGAAGGGATTGAAGAGTATCTCGTGTTTGTTCCCGACTATGACACCCATGTCGCTCGTGCCATGGTTTCTGGTTGCGATATTTGGCTCAATACTCCGCGTCGTCCCCGTGAAGCCTCTGGAACATCAGGCATGAAAGCGGCAATGAATGGACTGCCTAATCTCAGCGTTCTCGACGGCTGGTGGGATGAGGCGGATTACACCGCTACAGGTTGGGCAATTGGTCAAGGAGAAATTTACGAAGACCAACACTATCAAGATGAAGTGGAAGCCAATGCGCTCTATGATCTCCTAGAGCAAGAGATTCTTCCCCTATTTTACGATCGAGATGCCAATGGTGTTCCTCGCGGTTGGGTGCAAAAAATGAAAAATGCGATTCGCTTGAATATACCGCAATTTAACACCGCACGGATGCTACGAGATTACAGTGTCTATGGTTATTTTCCCAGCAGCGATCGTTATTTCGCCATGACGGAAAATAATTATGCAAACACCAAAGCCGTCGCCCAATGGAAAAAACAAGTCTTTGAGCGTTGGTATGACATCAGAATTGAAAGCATTGATGTTTCCGAAGAAACCGACATTGTTGTCAACGAAACGATTGAGGTAAAAGCCGTTTTAGACTTAGCGGGTTTAAAACCTGATGATGTGAGCGTAGAACTTTATTTAGGAAAACTCAACAGCAATGGCGAGATTGTTAATGGAACTCCCATTCCGATGGAACACACGGGAGAAACCACCAGCGCTGGTGTCACTTATAAAGGTTCTCTCGTTTACCGCGCCAGTGGCTTACAAGGGTTATCCTTGCGCGTCTTACCCAAAAACCAATACATGGCACATCCCCATGAATTAGGCTTAATTCTCTGGGCTGACGATAAGTAATCCTTTCTTGGGTGGGCATCGCCCACCTGATCACCCAAATTGGAACGAAACACTTTTTTTATGAGTTACACTAATTGATAGTATCTTGTTGATTTTCTATCAATATAAATGGAAAATATTACGATTCAAGTTGACGCAGAAACTGCCCAAGCCTACCGCAATGCTGATCCTCAGAAACAGAAAAAAATTCATGCTTTCTTAAATATAATGCTTAAAAAGACGGTGAATGAAAAACCTCTATTAGAGATTATGCAGGAGGCTAGTGAGGAAGCTGTCGCTAATGGGATGACCCCAGAAATTTTAGAGTCTATTTTATCAGATGAGCAATAGTCGCATTGTCATTGATACGAATGTGATTGTTAGTGCCTTAATATTTTCCAATTCCACTACAATGCGGGCTTTTTCCCTAGCACAAACTAGGGGAATTATTTTGATGTCATTTGATCTGATTTCCGAGTTAATTGATGTTCTGAACCGTAAAAAATTTGATCGATATGTATCACGGGAAACTCGGGAGACTTTTTTAGCGAGTCTTTCAACAGAAACTGAGTTGATAGAGACAACTGAAGCCATTTCTATTTGTCGAGACCCAAAAGATAATAAGTTTTTAGAACTAGCTGTTTCTGGTAACGCAAGCTATATCGTAACTGGAGACAAAGATTTATTAGAACTTCATCCCTTTCAAGATGTTTTGATTCTTACGCCCGCCGATTTTATTCGTTATTTTGCTCAAAAATAACAAGAAAGGGTGAGTCATTCTCACCCTAACTCAGAGTCAAAAATGCTGGAATTAAGTGCGGTTAGACTGTACATCTTGGAGTCGTTGCGCTAAGACAAGCACACCATAGACGACAGCAAGATAAGTGATGGCGAGAAGTGGAATTAAAATCGACAGATTATTCATGGCTACTGTTTAGGGAAGGGTGAGGAGTGGACGATTTATTAAGAGTCTGCCTTTGCTCTTTCTGTTACGACACTTCTGCTTATAATGGGCAAAGTGATGTGATGGTTTTGGACTGAATGCTCGATCGAGCGACCTCTCCCAGAAATAAAGGATCAATTGTTCTTGATTATTGCTCCCTATTTCTTGGGGATGGTCTTCGATGTTGCACCGCATCAATCCTCGGTAAGCATTGCAAGAATTAAAGCTTACTGACAATCCAGTCTGACTTTTAGAGGTGGACGCAATCAGAGCCAATTAGGACAGACACAGGATGAAAATACATTCGAACCTGAATTTAAGATTAGCACAAATTTGACTTGAGATCACACTTAGTGGAAAAAATTTATCGTCAAAATCAGAAGGAAATCGGGATTTTTACCGTAAGAGAGTTTTCACATTCGGTAACGGTTAGATTAAAATTGTTATAAAGATATGTAAACATTATCGAACACTGCGCCAGACTATAGGCTTACTGATGACCTCTGTAACATCCTTATTTGCTCCTGTTGATGAAGACCTGCGCTTATTAACAGATAATTTAAAACAACTCGTGGGAGCGCGTCACCCCATTCTTGGTGCGGCTGCGGAACATTTATTTGGCGCGGGGGGGAAAAGATTACGCCCAGCGCTGGTTTTATTGGCTTCTCGTGCCACAATGACGAAACAAGATTTAACCTCTTATCATCGTCGTTTAGCTGAAATTACGGAAATGATCCATACAGCGAGTTTAGTCCATGATGACGTGGTAGATGAGTCGGAAACTCGCCGTAATGTTGCCACTGTCAACAGTTTATTTGGCAATCGGATCGCGGTTTTAGCAGGTGATTTCTTATTTGCTCAATCTTCCTGGTATTTGGCAAACTTGGACAACCTCGCGGTGGTGAAACTCCTGTCTGAGGTGATTCGTGATTTCGCCGAGGGAGAAATTCGTCAGGGGTTAAGTCAGTTTGATATTGAGTTATCGATCGCCGATTATTTAGAAAAGAGTTACTATAAAACCGCTTCTTTGATGGCAAATAGTATTAAAGCAGCAGGAGTGCTAAGTGGGGTTTCTCCAGAGGTATGCGACCATCTCTATAGTTATGGGCGCAATTTTGGTTTGGCTTTCCAAATTGTTGATGATATCCTTGATTTTACCGCGACCAGTGAGGTGTTAGGGAAACCCGCTTGTTCAGACTTGAAAAGTGGCAATTTGACCGCTCCCGTGCTGTATGCGTTGGAAGAAAAGCCCGAATTGAAAGATTTGATTGACAATGAGTTTACAGGAGAGGGAGAGTTAGAACAGGCGATCGCGCTGGTGAAAGAAAGTAAAGGTATCGATCGCACCAGAGATTTAGCTGCTCATCACAGCAAGTTAGCGGTTACGGCGTTAGATCAGGCTTTAGAAGATTCTCCCTCCACGCAAGCGCTACGAGAATTAGCGGATTACATCTTACGACGACTCTATTGACAAGGAACAATGAACCCTGAATAATGACCAGTCAAGGGGGAGAATAATTAATGATGTAATCACTAAATGGCAAAACTATCTCAGGAGTTATCTCGTTATTTTTGTGAGGAAGAAAGACCTGATCAGGTACAACTATCAGATTTTTTAGAAATAGCGAAAGAAAGAATTTTTGGCTTTTTGTTTGTTATTCTGGCGCTTCCTTCTGCGCTACCAATTCCAGCACCTGGCTACTCAATTCCATTTGGTGTGGTGATGTTTTTATTAGCCAGTCAGATGGTAATTGGGGCGAAAAAACTTTGGCTTCCCCAACGAGTGCGAACTTATCAGTTGGACTTGAAAACAGTACAAGGGTTTGTTAAAAAAGGTGTGCCATGGTTACAACGGCTAGAAACCTTATCACGTCCTCGTCTGAGTTATGTTTGCACAAGTGCTTTGGGTCGCATCATACTTGGGAGCGCGATCACCCTGATGTCAATTTCAATGATGATTCCCATTCCTGGCACTAACACTTTACCCGCAATTGGTATTTTTATTATTGGCTTTGGTTTACAAGAAGATGATGGTTTAATTAGTTTGGGAGGATTAACGGTTTGTGTTCTCGCTTTGGTTGTGGTGTTAGGAATTATTATTGGTGGAGTTAGTCTTTTGGATTATTTGAAAGATAGTTTAATGGGGAATTAATGCTATATTTTTAAACGTGGAAGCAATCACAATAACATTTTGGAAAATCCCCCCTAACCCCCCTTTGAAAGGTTGGAAAATCCCCCCTACCCCCCCTTTGAAAGGTTGGAAAATCCCCCCTAACCCCCCTTTGAAAGGGGGGAATAAGATTATTAAAAATGAATGGTATGAGAACGAAGAAAATGCGATTATTTAATTTTATTATTCCTTTATTGATTACTTGTTTTCTGACTTTATTTCCGATTTCTCCAACTTGGGCGCAAACAGAATTATCACCTTTTGATCAAGGAATAGAAGCCTATCAAAAAGGAGA
This window contains:
- a CDS encoding lecithin retinol acyltransferase family protein, producing the protein MAKGDQIYILEPFVNLQGIYEHHGIDGGDGSVIHLRKSNETITRAPFSEFTGGKEVYVKHYPLSFVSDVVVRRAESRLGEKARYNLLFNNCEHFATWCKLGYAYSQQVKDFVPILSRLQVEKLSQPLQEALKGTETQEKEQLVSAALADIKKVWDRTQPIYNQSLEESKVWQAVAWKALQEGKEKVAKAAIQRKLRYQKQAEKEKKKLDQLAQMTETLLRSQISS
- a CDS encoding phosphomannose isomerase type II C-terminal cupin domain; the protein is MSDFNPANDSETTETRLPPWGSVTVLEKGERYSINRIEVKPGHHISTQMHYHRTEHWVVVAGTAKVIKDGEEITLIPKQSTYVPMNTPHRVENPGVIPLVMIEVQNGEYLGEDDIVRFGDVESSME
- a CDS encoding putative toxin-antitoxin system toxin component, PIN family, coding for MSNSRIVIDTNVIVSALIFSNSTTMRAFSLAQTRGIILMSFDLISELIDVLNRKKFDRYVSRETRETFLASLSTETELIETTEAISICRDPKDNKFLELAVSGNASYIVTGDKDLLELHPFQDVLILTPADFIRYFAQK
- a CDS encoding cobalt-precorrin-6A reductase, with protein sequence MIWLIGGTSESVLIAETLLAQGLLCLVSVTTKSAIDLYPKTDLITVKVGALSFEKMITLAETYGIEKIVDASHPYAAAVSQSAIELSQQLQIPYLRYERPQVSPDNSFPIIELDSFDTLVNGDYLHDHRVLLTVGYKALPQFQSWHQKATLFARVLPSVSSVENALEAGFSPKQLIALRPPVSYELEKALCEQWQISLIVTKASGKAGGEDIKRQVATALGIPLIVIRRPELAYPQKTSKLESVVNFCCEHG
- the glgP gene encoding alpha-glucan family phosphorylase codes for the protein MKPIRTFNVSPSLPPKLEPLKKLAYNIHWDWNVETKDLFRRLDNQLWESCRHNPVALLGNISQSRLAEVAEDEGFIAQMERAEEQLDLYLQERNWFRKNRQQALGEECYAYFCAEYGLTDCLPLYSGGLGVLAGDHLKSASDLGLPLIAVGLLYQEGYFSQYLNADGWQQEAYPISDFSNMPLHLERKSDGSELRVEVDYPGRTVIARVWRIDVGGVRLYLLDTNIEGNSEYDHNITDRLYGGDLDMRIHQEMMLGIGGFRALKALGYTPTVFHLNEGHSAFLVLERMRRLIEDDGLSFEEAKQMVQASQMFTTHTPVSAGFDMFNPDQTMYYVGHYADIFGLSREEFLAMGRENTGDLSSPFSMAALALRTSSFLNGVSKLHGEVSRDMFKGMWKGLPVSEVPITSITNGTHARSVVAKSTQQLYDRYLGPNWSDKGPDDPLWEKVNAIPDDELWRNHERARADMVVMVRDWLGKKLRQRGASQAELDKATEVLDPNVLTIGFARRFATYKRATLFLRDIDRIKKIIMGNPDRRLQFVIAGKAHPKDMPGKELIRQLIHIAREEGIEEYLVFVPDYDTHVARAMVSGCDIWLNTPRRPREASGTSGMKAAMNGLPNLSVLDGWWDEADYTATGWAIGQGEIYEDQHYQDEVEANALYDLLEQEILPLFYDRDANGVPRGWVQKMKNAIRLNIPQFNTARMLRDYSVYGYFPSSDRYFAMTENNYANTKAVAQWKKQVFERWYDIRIESIDVSEETDIVVNETIEVKAVLDLAGLKPDDVSVELYLGKLNSNGEIVNGTPIPMEHTGETTSAGVTYKGSLVYRASGLQGLSLRVLPKNQYMAHPHELGLILWADDK
- a CDS encoding DUF2470 domain-containing protein, producing MADPITPEISDRICQHMNEDHRDAVLLYAQKFGNTPEAESATLASIDPEGMNLSAIVAGKSVPVRVTFDHTLQDSEDAHQTLIAMVKQSKK
- a CDS encoding exopolysaccharide biosynthesis protein; the protein is MAKLSQELSRYFCEEERPDQVQLSDFLEIAKERIFGFLFVILALPSALPIPAPGYSIPFGVVMFLLASQMVIGAKKLWLPQRVRTYQLDLKTVQGFVKKGVPWLQRLETLSRPRLSYVCTSALGRIILGSAITLMSISMMIPIPGTNTLPAIGIFIIGFGLQEDDGLISLGGLTVCVLALVVVLGIIIGGVSLLDYLKDSLMGN
- the sds gene encoding solanesyl diphosphate synthase, which gives rise to MTSVTSLFAPVDEDLRLLTDNLKQLVGARHPILGAAAEHLFGAGGKRLRPALVLLASRATMTKQDLTSYHRRLAEITEMIHTASLVHDDVVDESETRRNVATVNSLFGNRIAVLAGDFLFAQSSWYLANLDNLAVVKLLSEVIRDFAEGEIRQGLSQFDIELSIADYLEKSYYKTASLMANSIKAAGVLSGVSPEVCDHLYSYGRNFGLAFQIVDDILDFTATSEVLGKPACSDLKSGNLTAPVLYALEEKPELKDLIDNEFTGEGELEQAIALVKESKGIDRTRDLAAHHSKLAVTALDQALEDSPSTQALRELADYILRRLY
- a CDS encoding YdcF family protein — translated: MGKKKRRKLWLGIILILALVGWGEYKQLRSWLVRPDAVLVLGGAEEREHYAAKLAKQHPDLPIWVSSGSPEWYARQIFQKEGIARDRVRLDYRAQDTVTNFTTLVDDLKAQKIDSVYLVTSENHLLRARVVGEIVFGSRGIILKPAPVPTKSPPEPWQKSLRDGARAMLWLTTGHTGRELKDSDQFQLLKKM
- a CDS encoding DUF3134 domain-containing protein; this encodes MNNPSLRQEPRYEPASVIPLKQDTSLLDWLEANNRLMPKEAPESENEKYLGEDEEIAQLMGEDYRTNSDAGVDNELG
- a CDS encoding RNA-guided endonuclease InsQ/TnpB family protein — translated: MEQTLTLVVKLDIKPEQASQLEETGQAFANACAWINENVNHRLTNRNSIQAVCYNDVKEQFGLKANHIVRACARVASNRKTAKHKGGKVKGFKPTSFDCDGRTFSFREKDWTISVSTLGKRLRLPLRASNYHKGKLTGRKPTSAQICKHKDSQWYCHLQITIDYPDPQKTDKVIGVDFGRREIARTSTNQGWDGKEVQQKRDKFSRVRSSLQKKARKGTRSSRRRCKEVLKRLSGREKRYQKWVNHNISKTIILEAKETDSTVAIEDLTGIRERTNQKPRNKTERRRSNSWAFYQLRTFLEYKGVKEGIKVIAVPPAYTSQTCHCCNHIGIRTNKNFKCSNSECGWRGDADLNGALMIQKWGCSINQPGGSEILSCRISRATENPNRARSGLG